The following coding sequences lie in one Eschrichtius robustus isolate mEscRob2 chromosome 10, mEscRob2.pri, whole genome shotgun sequence genomic window:
- the LOC137770949 gene encoding double homeobox protein A-like — protein MAQDNASNKTIATKHRGRRTSFTEDHLKILTDTFNKTPYIGYASRQRLALETNTKEFTIQYCFQNRRTRHGFQKKSEPEEHLESSQNRDHAEEKIQSRNDRQPRIKYTCSQLHTLNKAFIGNNYPGRDSIEKLAKEIGVSESRVKVWFQNHRSSCCIQRKKEANEGLEQRQNQGQDLCDESLEGIESM, from the coding sequence ATGGCCCAAGATAACGCTTCAAACAAGACCATAGCAACAAAGCATAGAGGCAGACGCACCAGCTTCACAGAAGATCATCTGAAAATCCTCACTGACACATTCAACAAAACCCCTTACATAGGTTATGCTTCCAGACAAAGACTTGCTTTAGAAACCAACACCAAAGAGTTTACAATCCAGTATTGCTTTCAGAATCGAAGAACTAGGCATGGATTCCAGAAAAAATCAGAACCTGAGGAGCATTTAGAATCAAGCCAAAACCGAGATCACGCTGAAGAGAAGATTCAAAGTAGAAATGACAGACAGCCTCGCATCAAGTACACTTGCTCCCAATTACACACCCTCAACAAGGCATTTATAGGCAACAATTATCCTGGGAGAGATTCCATAGAGAAACTTGCAAAAGAAATTGGGGTCTCAGAGTCAAGAGTTAAAGTTTGGTTTCAAAATCACAGATCTAGTTGCTGtatccaaagaaaaaaagaagctaatGAGGGCTTAGAACAAAGACAAAACCAGGGACAAGATCTCTGCGATGAGAGCCTTGAAGGTATAGAAAGTATGTAG